The genomic interval ggagagtgagtgACATGTATGGTACTTTTAtgctgaaaaatcaaagagttcccacgagattttataaacctaaatacacgcgaacgaagtcgcgggcatcagctagtaatgtcaTATATATTTTTCAGATGTGCAGGTTTTGTAAGAACAACGGTGAGGACGAAAAGAAATACTCTTCGCATACATTGAAGGACGGTAGCGGTCGCGTGCTGTGCCCCGTGCTGCGCGCCTTCCGCTGCGTGCGCTGCGGTGCCACGGGCGACCGCGCCCATACTATAAAATACTGCCCTATGAAGGAAAACGGTGAGAGCTTATTCCTACCTACTCGTCTACGCTTTGAAGGACTGACTGTGAACTTTGCGCTCGCTGCTGGTAACGTTGCTGCAGCAGCGGACTAAATTTGTTGAAGGTCTGTGGCACAGTTCACAATAGTTAGGGAACTTGTCACTGGcgggcgtcaaatgttacctacatttgacgctaggtagcctatgaaatGTCTATTTTGCTATTTTACCTATAACCGGGGAGGTGACGCCTCGCACaccggcacagcccccgcgctaactcggtcgGGGCGaacgcaggtgacgtgcggatgtacggggcgtccccccgcctcataccccgattgccatctcaacctgccgcgtactatacctaagtataatatttattgcTGTCCCGCGTATCGCTGAAGCGAGCAGCAAGTCagatccacgctcttttatcatttagataatcttcgattgtgtaaaatatcatcagtacccttattataaatgcgaaagtgtgttagtttgttggtttgttggtttttatcATGTCGTAAcggtgtgtttgttggttggttttaatcacgtcgcaacggtgcaacggactgacgtgattttttgcatgggtaatgggtatagataaagacctgtagagtgacataggctactttttatcccggaaaatcaaagagttcccaccggatttttaaaaaccaattaaaaccctaaatcaacctggatgaagtcgtggccatcagctagtatgcgTATTACATTTGTATGGAGAAACGCGTAAGAAGACCTTATCTGAATTTTCAGGTATAGACCGCGCGTTGTTACTGCGCCTGGGTCGTTGTGTCTCGTCGTTGGATGCGTTCATGTACAATGATGACAACGATGGCTCCGCGGCAGTTTCGGAGCACCGTCCAACCCACCGGCACCGCAGTCTCCCTCTTCTTCTACATTCAACGAATCCCTTTTCAGCTccagctagtcttaaataacatacctatttttgcttttaaattatcgtgagtgattgccattataaatataagtacaaagataatcccggctgtactcacttGATTAGTTGACGTAAGTCCGACAAGTTTCGAACCATCCGGGGTCCATTTTCACAGGCACTCAACGCGTTTCTTTTAGGGGATCATTCAGATGACATATTGTGTCCTATTCAACCTTTAGGCAATATattaaggttgaatatgacacgtCGTCTGGATGGGCCCCCTAAATAAGGCCGTATCTAGACTGTGAATTTCGAAAGTTTAGCGCTCGGTACATCGCCATCATGTTCCGTCGTttcttgatcaacccatcaccggctcaccacagagcacgggtctcctctcagagtgagaagggttttgcccatagtctaccacgctggccatgtgcggattggtagacttcacacacctttttttgagaacattatggagaactctcaggcatgcaggtttcctcacgatgttttccttcaccgttaaagaactccgaaaagttagagatgcgtgcccgggattgaaccccgacctccgattagaaggcggacgtcctaaccactaggctaccattgctcatattacatatatatatatacgttagtactattatattattctgtgaccTCACTATAACTTAAGtgtggaaaccagcccagagcgaagaaggtATCTACGCGATAATAGTTTAGTGACTAGACTATTATCGCTCAAGACTTAGCATGAACCACAAAACGTTTGTTGTTTAGTGTATGAACCACAGACAGTTTATACAGTATTTTGGTGCTTGATTAAGAAAACTTTTGTATCCCTGAGGAACTACCTTCTGCAATACTGGTATTTCCTAGTGCAGatggtaggaaactcgttcttgTATTTAagttcaataaattattaaattatgcaCACTGAATCAATAGAGATCCAAATCTCTTTAAGACATCAAAACAGCTGAGTGGGCTATTTAGGTTGTATGTGGCGCTGGTAGTTTGTAGTTAGGCAGGAGAACTTCAAATCTTTAACGTTCGTATCTACGTACCCGacctataataatattctgCTACGCTGACAAAGTCGAAGGAATTTTCTCGTAAGTAATTATATGGAGCTATTCATTTTCGCGAGATAACTAGGCATCCTGGAAAGCCTCTTGTAGCCGGTAAGAACTTAATTAACTGGCGATGAAGGCAAGTATGCATaagttagaagttagaacattCTTTTCTTACATCATTAGTAGATAAGTTAAGGGAGTTTATccatacttaattataaatgcgaaagtctgtgtctatctgtctgctagtttttcacgaccagtttaaccgatttcgatgaaatttggtactgagttagcttacatcccgcatcccggggaaggacataggctactttttatcccggaaaattaaagagttaaatcaacgcggacgaagtcgcgggcatcatctataatcatcatcatatcatcatctatcataaataataaatagttataaataataataaatccacATTGAGGCCATAGAATTCGCTTTTCCACTTGCATTTGGGTATTAAACAGCATAAAGCGTAAGTATCTAATTCTAGCagcatttaggtacctactgattgtaGCGCTTTGCTAAGTGCCCCCTGTCTACACTTAAGCTGTAAATCTACCATTCCATTTGTGAGTTGTGACCATAAAGCAAATGTTTATGAGCCTTTCTCATTTATGGCGAGTAgtatatccacggaaagaagtaagtatagcgctctctctctgttacattATCTCATACACGTGACACAAACCATATGAGTCATGACGTAGTTTATTCTTCTTCTGCtcgaggtcttttgactttactgctcaagtattagaggcgctgggataacctaaccagtagGTTTAACTGGTAGTGTCATGTACTGCATAGAACCGATAGACGATGCAGAACATACACTGTTCCGTTGTCCTTAGTTTGAGGAAGAAAGAAGGAATGTCGTGGCCGAGCTCTCCGGAGAGTTTGGAGTGGAGAGCCTCATAAGTACAATGCTGGAAGAGAAAAAGAAGTGGCAGAGAGTTCAGAAATACATGGAAGCTATAATGGAAAGTACGGAGAAAGACGAAAGAGGAGGAAGTTGAGTTAGACCGCGGCAGTAATGGTATAGGCCAACAAGGCGGGTACATTATTGCTTAGAGAGAGGAGGGgattttagtcggtaggagtccggcactatgcccatgaggattttcccctcctaAGGGGAAAAAAGGTTTAACTGGTATGAAAGaaactaagaaagatttttttttaaagctgttaaaaaaaaatctttcttagtttCTTTCATACAAATGACTTCGTTAATCTCAGTTAATCTGGGCGaatgacagagccaaaaatctcagtgggcgttaacaacTTTGACTTTTGAGTCAAATGAGACTTTgagatgctgcagggtactgcactcctaagcTATGggtttttaggaactgttgatggtgaatAAATACTGTACCATTTAccattgtaccaaaccacgactacatgattgaactccgttcacgaAAATCCCACGCACTGCTTcgaaaattctattctattctcaactacttaataattattcgCCAGCGAGACAGGAGTGGATAAGGCAGACAGGGAGGCGTGAGggttgcaacggatcgacgtgattttttcatgaatataggtagttaaagactggagagtgacacagggtacttttatcccggaaaaccaaagagtttccacaggctTTTAAAAAGCTACATCCACatgaagtcgtaggcatcagctagtttataatatgggtagtaatgaTGAGggctagggaaacttctcttaataCGTAATACAACGTTCTCACTTAGGTATATGAAGCTATTAATTTTCCTGCGATAACTTTACGCACATGGCACCCTAGAACCACTATAAATGTTGCCATAATAAACTtaattaactaggtaggtatacttacctaccaacaTAGTACGATACGAAATGCCTAGGcctttaattaagtataataaggCTGCTTTGATTTGTTAAAGGCTGATTTAActtcactttttagggttccgtagtaaacaaggaatgCTTATaatttcgccatgtccgtccgtcctcggttaatagagactattagtgctagaaatctgttatttggcatgggtataaatattaatcacgccgacaaagtggtgaaataaaattgtgatgtTTTTTTTAGCTACACGTAaaggatgaattttttttctcgtccaCCCCATAGTGtcgggtatcgttgaataggtcttttaaaaatactgtgggtgcgggaaaatcatttttcgatttctagatctgtttgtaaaatatgatgttttaaagtgctaatttttattagagtcaaatgCCCCCCGAAGGTCTAAAGCGCCCGACAAATCGCATcgttactaggctatcacctctTCATTCAACAGGTAAATAAACAAGTATAACTAAACCCACGAGACCTCCAGTCaattacctaatacctatattataatctagGTGTAGGATCAAGCGGATATAAGGCGTTCGTCTAATATCCCTGGGGCACGCTGACCTAATTTTTCTCGTTTAGCTACAGTAATAAGGCCCTGTATAAAATTATGGCAGACACATTTCTCAATACCCCCGCGGCTTTTATGTGTTTTCGTACATTAGggctctttacgcactgcatccgagaATAAATTCTCGATCCGAAGTATCAAACCGTAgcagagataataatatgttggtgTTGGTGGTTGatgatccatacttaatattataaatgcgaaagtgtgtctgcctgtctgtctgtctgctagcttttcacggcccaaccgttcaaccgatttggatgaaacttggtacagagttagcttacatcccggggaaggacatagactttttatcccggaaaattgaagttcccacgggattttaaaaaacctaaatccacgtggacgaagtcgcgggcatcatctagtagataataaataacaaatctctggcgtagtataagtcccgcaaaatgctattgggctggaaccatgtctcattaacatcgaagtgacgtcattttgacgtcagccgaaataaatatataccatcagctcgaaacttcagtctagtgtagTGTAGTTTGTCGACGGCCGAAGGCTCCATCcggggcacgcgcctctaacttttcagttacgtgtgttttaagcaattgaatatgGTGAAAtagaaacatcgtgaggaaaccttcatgcctgagagttctccataatgttctctcaAATGAgctttatcccagaaaattccCATGGAAtcatgaaaacctaaatccgctctgacgaaatcgcgggcatcagctagtcctactagtaggtacctatcattgCGATATTagggtgataataattattgtaagtatttattatcgCCTTAGGAATGTACAGACCTACAAGAAAACAACAATATTTAACTACTAAATTTTTAATTGCATCCAACAAGTTATTCTTAAGCTTTCTTAATTGTTTAGGATCCTTATAACTCAATataaactaaaaacaaaaaggCAACACACTTTCTCCGAATTCCATTTGCACGCcagttacaaaaatatgtaaCGGCCATAGCAGACACGATGCTTTTATACTAGGGCCAGTACGAAAGTGCAaactgggtcataaatcatttttatcggaCATCTCGCTTACGCTCGGCCTTATGGCACTGGAACCCCATGCTCTGGTGTTGTGTGCAACAGCAACAAAAGGATTTGTGATACTTGGCTATAAAAAGCGCCCATATTTTTAACCTGCGTCAATACCGTATCCTTTTATCGACTTCTGAGGcataatcaatcatttatttattttgctcaatGCAGGAAGTAATCAACACGCGATGCAGCATCCAAACAATCGCTAAAACGCGCGATATTCCTGCAGGAAGTAATCAAAACGCGATGCAGCATCGAAACAATCGCTATAACGCGCGATATTCTTGCAGGAAGTAATCAAAACGCGATGCAGCGTCGAAACAGTCGCTAAAACGCACGATTTTAATGCAGGAAGTCGACAAAACGCGATGCAGCGTCGAAACAGTCGCTAAAACGCGCGATTTTCATGCAGGAAGTAATCAAAACGCGATGCAGCGTCGAAACAGTCACTAAAACGCGCGATTTTAATGCAGGAAGTCTTCAAAACGCGATGCAGCGTCGAAACAGTCGCTAAAACGCGCGATTTTCATGCAGGAAGTAATCAAAACGCGATGCAGCGTCGAAACAGTCGCTAAAACGCGTGATTTTAATGCAGGAAGTAATCAAAACGCGATGCAGCGTCGAAACAGTCGCTAAAACGCGCGATTTTAATGCAGGAAGTAATCAAAACGCGATGCAGCGTCGAAACAGTCGCTAAAACGCGCGATTTTAATGCAGGAAGTAATCAAAACGCGATGCAGCGTCGAAACAGTCGCTAAAACGCGTGATTTTAATGCAGGGAGTCGTCAAAACGTGATGCAGCGGTGATGCGATCCCAGAATCGCCGATGGCTGGTGCTAAAAGCATCGTGTATGCTATTGGCCTAATGTAatacataaaaacaaattaaggaAAAATCACACATTCAATGATTTGATTAAGTGTATCTTTAGATATGAAATAACATTTCGTCTGACTGTCTGTTAC from Maniola hyperantus chromosome 4, iAphHyp1.2, whole genome shotgun sequence carries:
- the LOC138402256 gene encoding nanos homolog 2-like, whose protein sequence is MITITDNQATMCRFCKNNGEDEKKYSSHTLKDGSGRVLCPVLRAFRCVRCGATGDRAHTIKYCPMKENGIDRALLLRLGRCVSSLDAFMYNDDNDGSAAVSEHRPTHRHRSLPLLLHSTNPFSAPASLK